One region of Erythrolamprus reginae isolate rEryReg1 chromosome 8, rEryReg1.hap1, whole genome shotgun sequence genomic DNA includes:
- the TMEM52 gene encoding transmembrane protein 52: MASPRPARPLAFFLRAAAIAAQAVPSFCELLCSSQQECSQQGKSWTSLWYVWLILLTVFLLLMCGIGASCYKFCCRTKQPLRQTFPPHGHDLTVIPMEHDSTAHSTVTSYSSLQYPPNASLPLPFGDPERNTACPPAYSLYAIEMPPSYDEAIQMSKPHDETQSADQKPDGGSCEPATSASERNESPSLPTSSQNCPAEVEQNPVGDASTSSPEQS; encoded by the exons ATGGCTTCCCCCCGCCCGGCCCGCCCGCTTGCCTTCTTCCTCCGGGCAGCCGCCATCGCGGCGCAG GCTGTGCCTTCATTTTGTGAGCTCCTCTGCTCCAGCCAACAAGA aTGCTCCCAGCAAGGAAAGAGCTGGACCAGCTTGTGGTATGTTTG GCTTATCCTCCTCACCGTCTTCCTGCTCCTGATGTGCGGGATCGGCGCCAGCTGTTACAAGTTCTGCTGCCGAACCAAGCAGCCCCTGCGCCAGACCTTCCCGCCCCACGGGCACGACCTCACCGTCATCCCCATGGAGCACGACAGCACTGCCCACAGCACGGTTACCT CCTACAGCTCCCTCCAGTACCCTCCCAATGCCTCGCTTCCGCTGCCTTTCGGAGACCCCGAGAGGAATACAGCTTGTCCTCCAGCCTACAGCCTCTACGCCATAGAGATGCCCCCTTCCTATGACGAGGCCATCCAGATGTCCAAGCCTCATGACGAGACTCAGTCGGCCGACCAGAAGCCGGACGGCGGCTCCTGTGAACCAGCAACCTCGGCGAGCGAGCGGAACGAATCTCCCTCATTGCCCACATCATCTCAAAACTGCCCCGCAGAGGTGGAGCAGAACCCGGTGGGTGACGCATCAACTTCCTCCCCCGAGCAGTCGTAG